One window of Balearica regulorum gibbericeps isolate bBalReg1 chromosome 10, bBalReg1.pri, whole genome shotgun sequence genomic DNA carries:
- the VGLL4 gene encoding transcription cofactor vestigial-like protein 4 isoform X3 has translation MWNFSYRNKTANGDYRKEHRERSRSPIERAAAPTMSLHANHVYASIPSLTMDQPLALTKNSMDATRTVGITPTLTSVERQQNRPSVITCASANNRNCNLSHCPIAHSGCGSAVPAYRRPSSTTTACDPVVEEHFRRSLGKNYKEPEPVANSVSITGSVDDHFAKALGDTWLQIKAAKDGVSSSPESASRRGQSSPSSHMVNHNHSPSVVS, from the exons AAACAAGACTGCCAATGGAGATTATCGGAAGGAGCACAGAGAGAGGAGTCGCAGCCCAATAGAGAGGGCTGCTGCCCCAACAATGAGCCTTCACGCCAATCATGTGTATGCCTCAATCCCAAGCTTGACCATGGATCAACCTCTAGCACTGACCAAAAACAGCATGGATGCAACCCGAACAGTCGGCATCACACCTACACTGACTTCTGTGGAACGGCAGCAG AACCGTCCGTCTGTAATCACCTGTGCTTCTGCGAACAACCGGAACTGTAACCTCTCTCATTGCCCCATTGCTCACAGCGGCTGCGGCTCGGCAGTGCCTGCCTACAGGAGACCCTCGAGCA CTACCACTGCCTGTGACCCAGTGGTGGAAGAGCACTTCCGCCGAAGCCTGGGCAAGAATTACAAGGAGCCTGAGCCAGTGGCAAACTCCGTGTCCATCACGGGATCGGTTGATGACCACTTTGCCAAAGCACTTGGGGATACGTGGCTTCAGATCAAAGCTGCGAAGGATGGAGTCTCCAGCAGTCCTGAGTCTGCTTCCCGGCGGGGCCAgtcttccccctcctctcaTATGGTCAATCATAATCACTCGCCCTCCGTAGTCTCCTGA